In a genomic window of Scheffersomyces stipitis CBS 6054 chromosome 4, complete sequence:
- a CDS encoding predicted protein (go_function protein transporter activity~go_process intracellular protein transport), with translation MKLDVVKQFSTRCDRVKGIDFHPSEPWILTTLYNGKIEIWSYATNTLVKSIQVTEMPVRTGKFIARKNWIVVGSDDFQIRVYNYNTGEKITQFEAHPDYIRSIAVHPSKPYILTSSDDLTIKLWNWDNSWKLEQVFEGHQHYVMSVNFNPKDPNTFASACLDRTVKIWSLGSSVPNFTLVAHDAKGVNYVDYYPQADKPYLITSSDDKTIKIWDYQTKSCVATLEGHLSNVSFAIFHPELPLIVSGSEDGTIRFWNSNTFKLEKSINYSLERVWCIGILSKSNLIAAGFDSGFVIVKLGNEEPLFSMDSNNKLIYAKNSEVYQSVIKPSSTEGLKDGEALPLQQRELGNIEIYPQSLSHSPNGRYAAVCGDGEYIVYTALAWRSKSYGNALDFSWNTHDTSNACSFAVRESQVSVKILKNFQEYLTLDLIYQADKIFGGALLGVKSEGCISFYDWIHGKLVRRVDLDDDIQDVIWSDNGELLAIVTSSSVGDSNSVGAKKSDETYFLSYSQEAFESALQADELDPEEGAESSFNVLYTLPTSEPILSGKFIGDVYVYTTASTNRLNYFVGGEVINLGHFDHKYYIIGYKAQEGKLYLIDKSFNVVSWFVNAEVLELQTLVMRGDLEQYAVKTVEDEETGEQIPDLASVEIDNLSDDYANLKSGFSKTELNQLSRFFEKLGYLSLSYSLSQDFDSKFQISLSTGNLKQAYELLSTNQKENPSTALANSNKWKRLGDLALTKWQIKLAEDCFWLANDYSSLLLLLSSSNNQKELSRLATECEAKGKYNIAWQAWWLTGQKEKCLDLLVKSERLPEAAIFGANYGVSSEKLESTVKSWKNKLDSKNKSKVSARLEDSLSGLKISTNGSAAPLIDLEATEAVAEVEDVAEPETEADAEEAKEVPQAEEEEAAVEEDEVEEDDDEDA, from the coding sequence ATGAAATTGGACGTGGTCAAACAGTTCTCCACGCGTTGTGACCGTGTCAAGGGAATCGACTTCCATCCCTCTGAGCCGTGGATCCTCACCACCTTGTACAATGGTAAGATCGAGATTTGGTCCTATGCCACAAACACGCTTGTAAAGTCGATCCAGGTAACGGAGATGCCCGTCCGGACGGGAAAGTTCATCGCTCGTAAGAATTGGATTGTTGTCGGCTCCGACGACTTCCAGATCCGGGTCTATAACTACAACACGGGTGAAAAAATCACCCAGTTCGAGGCCCATCCAGACTATATCAGGTCCATTGCCGTTCATCCTTCCAAGCCATATATATTGACGTCGTCTGATGACTTGACCATCAAGTTGTGGAACTGGGACAATTCCTGGAAGTTGGAACAGGTCTTTGAAGGACACCAACATTACGTTATGAGTGTCAACTTCAACCCCAAGGACCCAAACACGTTTGCTTCTGCCTGTTTGGACAGAACCGTCAAGATCTGGTCCTTGGGTTCCTCGGTGCCAAACTTCACGTTGGTAGCTCACGATGCCAAGGGTGTTAACTATGTTGATTACTACCCTCAGGCTGATAAGCCTTATTTGATTACATCATCAGATGATAAAACGATCAAGATATGGGATTACCAGACTAAATCATGTGTCGCCACATTGGAGGGTCATTTGTCGAACGTGTCGTTCGCGATTTTCCACCCTGAGTTGCCGTTGATCGTATCTGGttctgaagatggaacCATTCGTTTCTGGAACTCCAAcaccttcaagttggagaagtctATTAATTACTCGTTGGAACGTGTGTGGTGCATTGGTATCTTGCTGAAGTCCAACTTGATTGCCGCGGGGTTCGACTCTGGCTTCGTTATCgtcaaacttggaaatgaaGAGCCCTTGTTCCTGATGgactccaacaacaaactcATCTATGCTAAGAACTCAGAGGTTTACCAGTCAGTGATTAAGCCCTCTTCTACGGAAGGATTGAAGGATGGAGAAGCCTTGCCTTTGCAACAGAGAGAATTGGGTAACATCGAGATATATCCACAGTCCTTATCGCATTCTCCTAACGGTCGATACGCTGCAGTCTGTGGAGATGGGGAATACATTGTCTACACTGCTTTGGCATGGAGATCGAAATCATACGGTAATGCTTTGGACTTTTCCTGGAATACACACGATACTTCCAACGCATGTTCTTTTGCTGTGCGTGAATCGCAAGTATCGgtcaagattttgaaaaactttCAGGAGTACTTGACGCTCGACTTGATCTACCAGGCTgacaagatctttggtGGTGCCTTGTTGGGAGTCAAGCTGGAAGGTTGTATTTCTTTCTACGATTGGATCCACGGTAAGCTAGTTAGACGTGTTGACTTAGACGACGACATCCAGGACGTAATCTGGTCCGACAATGGCGAGTTGTTGGCCATTGTTACTTCTTCCAGTGTCGGCGATAGTAATTCTGTAGGAGCTAAGAAGAGTGATGAGACGTACTTCTTGAGTTACAGCCAGGAAGCTTTCGAACTGGCCTTACAAGCTGACGAGcttgatccagaagaaggtgCTGAATCGTCTTTCAATGTTTTGTACACTCTTCCAACCTCTGAGCCTATATTGTCGGGCAAGTTCATTGGCGATGTTTATGTCTATACCACAGCCTCTACCAACCGATTGAATTACTTTGTGGGTGGAGAAGTGATCAACTTGGGACATTTCGACCACAAATACTACATAATTGGCTACAAGGCGCAAGAAGGCAAGTTGTATCTTATTGACAAGTCGTTCAACGTCGTCTCCTGGTTCGTCAACGCCGAGGTCTTAGAGTTACAGACCTTGGTAATGCGTGGTGATCTTGAACAGTACGCTGTCAAAACTGTAGAAGATGAGGAGACAGGTGAACAGATCCCAGACTTGGCTAGTGTAGAAATCGACAACTTGTCGGACGATTACGCAAACCTCAAGTCGGGATTCAGCAAGACTGAATTGAACCAGTTGTCGCGTTTCTTTGAGAAGTTAGGTTACTTATCGTTGTCGTACTCGTTGTCGCAGGATTTCGACTCCAAGTTCCAGATATCACTCTCTACCGGTAACTTGAAACAGGCATATGAATTGTTGTCTACTaaccaaaaggaaaacccATCTACAGCATTagccaactccaacaaatGGAAGAGACTTGGAGACCTTGCATTAACCAAGTGGCAGATTAAATTGGCGGAAGACTGCTTCTGGCTTGCCAACGactattcttctttattgttgttgttgtcttcgTCTAACAATCAGAAAGAGCTCTCCAGGTTGGCTACCGAATGTGAGGCCAAGGGTAAATACAATATTGCATGGCAGGCATGGTGGTTGACTGGACAGAAGGAAAAGTGCTTGGACTTGTTGGTCAAGAGTGAAAGATTGCCGGAGGCTGCTATCTTTGGTGCCAACTACGGTGTAAGCAGCGAAAAGTTGGAATCTACTGTGAAATCGTGGAAAAACAAACTTGATAGCAAAAACAAAAGTAAGGTCAGTGCAAGATTAGAGGACAGCTTATCGGGATTAAAGATCTCTACCAATGGCAGTGCAGCTCCGTTAATTGACCTTGAAGCTACCGAAGCAgttgctgaagttgaagatgtagCTGAACCAGAAACGGAAGCAGATGCTGAAGAGGCCAAAGAAGTACCACAGGctgaagaggaagaagcTGCAGTGGAAGAGGATGAAGTGGAAGaggatgatgatgaagatgctTAA